A genomic window from Sulfurimonas paralvinellae includes:
- a CDS encoding TolC family outer membrane protein, whose translation MLKRVVTISLFPIIITQFASALTLKESVVEVMDTNPIVQERLKNYRATRQDLNVAESEYLPSIDFRASLGYTKAGMLKSGNASWNHTVLDEKYGNYESSLVLTQNLFDGFGTTYKVSYQQARILAAAYNYIEKANDVAYKMTNAYLNVLREYELLQTARENVQINEEIFKKVKDLYDSGLTTDSEVKKIESSLSLARSNLTVQKNNTRDKEYNFRRMLGRMPQVAQMQKPDLNVSMPRSVERAAEYAINHNPSLLVSRYNIKGAQALWKQHQKEFYPKVDLEVSQNFNDVEKRNLFDRPDDRFKARVVLSYNLYRGGADSANVQKDVSKINQEVETKRDLKRQVIEALDLSWNAYEMIGLQLKDLRDYKKFAEKTLELYKEEYDLGRRSLLDLLTSQNDVINSRAQIIKAEYDYLLAKYRILDAMGLLPLAIVGDTKEFDSRVNLYVNGDANEVLDTVPVKYDVDNDKITDDEDLCDNSLLENNIMPYGCVKMTRDSDGDGVINSKDKCPNTPKNAKVSPDGCAVDVDMDGVKDYKDKCPNTPIGYTVDDKGCATSLNLGVNFAYYSDVIDKNSYANIERFAEFAQKNPQYKIHIVGHTSSRGDAGLNKQLSKRRAESVKRALVKLGIDPERITTEGRGEEEPIADNNTPEGRYINRRVEIELTLGEE comes from the coding sequence GTGCTTAAAAGAGTAGTGACAATCAGTCTTTTTCCTATTATCATAACGCAATTTGCAAGTGCTTTAACACTTAAAGAGAGTGTTGTTGAGGTGATGGATACGAATCCGATTGTGCAAGAGAGGTTGAAAAACTACAGAGCAACACGTCAAGATCTGAATGTGGCTGAATCTGAATATCTCCCAAGCATCGATTTTAGAGCGAGTCTTGGGTATACAAAAGCGGGTATGCTGAAAAGCGGCAATGCCAGCTGGAATCACACAGTACTAGATGAGAAGTATGGTAACTATGAATCTTCTTTAGTGCTGACTCAGAATCTTTTTGACGGATTTGGAACGACGTATAAAGTTTCTTATCAGCAGGCACGAATTTTAGCGGCCGCTTACAACTACATAGAAAAAGCAAATGATGTTGCGTATAAAATGACAAATGCTTACCTTAATGTTCTGCGTGAGTATGAGCTGCTGCAAACCGCCCGTGAAAATGTGCAGATAAATGAAGAGATATTTAAAAAGGTTAAGGATCTGTACGATTCAGGGTTGACAACTGATTCGGAAGTTAAAAAGATCGAGTCTTCACTCTCACTTGCGCGTTCCAATCTGACTGTTCAAAAAAACAACACACGTGATAAAGAATATAACTTCCGCAGAATGCTAGGACGTATGCCGCAGGTTGCGCAAATGCAAAAACCCGATCTCAATGTTTCAATGCCAAGGAGTGTTGAAAGAGCTGCTGAGTATGCCATTAATCATAATCCCTCTCTTTTAGTGAGCCGATATAACATAAAAGGCGCACAGGCTCTTTGGAAACAGCATCAAAAAGAGTTCTATCCAAAGGTAGATCTTGAAGTCTCTCAAAACTTCAATGATGTCGAAAAAAGAAATCTTTTTGACCGACCTGATGACAGATTCAAAGCGCGTGTTGTTCTTTCATATAATCTTTACCGTGGCGGTGCGGACAGTGCTAATGTACAAAAAGATGTCAGTAAAATCAATCAGGAAGTCGAGACAAAACGTGACCTCAAGCGTCAGGTTATCGAAGCGCTTGATCTCTCCTGGAACGCTTATGAAATGATTGGCCTGCAGCTAAAAGACCTTAGAGACTACAAAAAGTTTGCAGAAAAAACGCTTGAACTTTATAAAGAAGAGTATGATCTCGGCCGCCGTTCTTTACTTGACCTGTTGACATCCCAAAATGATGTTATAAACTCTCGAGCGCAGATTATTAAAGCCGAATATGATTATCTGCTTGCCAAATACCGGATCTTAGATGCTATGGGACTGCTTCCTCTTGCTATTGTAGGAGATACAAAAGAGTTTGATTCGAGAGTAAATCTCTATGTAAACGGTGATGCAAATGAGGTACTTGATACTGTTCCTGTCAAATACGATGTGGACAATGACAAAATAACTGATGATGAAGACCTTTGTGATAATTCACTGTTGGAAAATAACATTATGCCTTACGGCTGCGTGAAGATGACTCGTGATAGCGATGGTGACGGTGTTATCAATTCAAAAGACAAATGTCCAAACACGCCGAAAAATGCAAAGGTCTCACCTGATGGTTGTGCAGTCGATGTCGATATGGATGGTGTCAAGGATTACAAAGACAAATGTCCAAATACCCCAATAGGCTATACCGTAGATGATAAAGGGTGTGCCACTTCTTTGAATCTTGGTGTCAATTTTGCCTACTATAGCGATGTCATTGACAAAAACTCATATGCCAATATTGAACGTTTTGCAGAGTTCGCCCAAAAGAATCCGCAGTATAAGATCCATATCGTAGGGCATACAAGTTCACGCGGTGATGCCGGACTGAACAAACAACTCTCTAAGAGAAGGGCAGAATCAGTAAAACGTGCTCTTGTTAAATTGGGAATCGACCCTGAAAGAATAACAACTGAGGGCAGAGGCGAAGAAGAACCAATCGCTGATAACAATACCCCAGAAGGTAGATATATAAATAGAAGAGTCGAAATAGAACTGACTCTTGGGGAAGAGTAG
- a CDS encoding OmpA family protein: MKRLVYIFIGLITSTFVYASVSHTLDDTFFEKEFQQIIRFEMLHFNDENSLDEKSIETLDAAIVKIKELQKSSKIKVTLVGHAYKAADYYPQKMQNNLGYVNESSKNDDNRSENYVKAIEKKLIDKGIDRSSLYIYDKEGQLPAFTDEIPESGSLSNRVMLSIYVLKPEDIDSDRDGVFDRYDRCPGTPRGSKVDKNGCPIDSDHDGVLDYKDKCPDTPPKGVLVDSHGCPLDSDHDGVVDYKDKCENTPEGIRVDPFGCPLKQTLKLHFKSNSAKILKNSYGEIQKFAEFLKKNPGYKVKITGHTDSIGKAVVNMQLSLQRAKSVKKALVAEGIDASRIVTAGRGELDPIESNRTAEGRKANRRIEIKLFH; this comes from the coding sequence ATGAAAAGATTAGTATATATTTTTATTGGATTGATTACATCTACATTTGTGTATGCATCTGTTTCACATACGCTTGATGATACTTTTTTTGAAAAGGAATTTCAGCAAATTATCCGCTTTGAGATGCTGCATTTTAATGATGAAAACAGTTTAGATGAAAAATCAATAGAGACGTTAGATGCTGCTATAGTAAAGATCAAAGAGCTGCAAAAATCATCGAAAATCAAAGTAACTCTTGTCGGGCATGCTTATAAAGCGGCTGATTATTATCCGCAAAAGATGCAAAACAATCTTGGGTATGTCAATGAAAGCAGTAAAAATGATGACAATAGAAGTGAAAATTATGTTAAAGCAATAGAGAAAAAACTTATTGACAAGGGCATTGATCGTTCATCTCTTTATATATATGACAAAGAAGGACAGTTGCCTGCTTTTACCGATGAAATTCCTGAGAGCGGTTCGCTTTCAAATAGGGTTATGCTCAGCATATATGTATTAAAGCCGGAAGATATAGACAGTGACAGGGATGGTGTTTTTGACAGGTATGACAGATGTCCAGGTACGCCAAGAGGATCAAAAGTAGATAAGAACGGCTGTCCGATTGACAGTGATCATGATGGCGTTCTGGATTATAAAGATAAATGCCCTGATACCCCGCCTAAGGGTGTACTTGTAGATTCACACGGTTGTCCGCTTGACAGTGATCATGATGGTGTTGTAGATTACAAGGATAAATGTGAAAATACACCGGAGGGAATCAGGGTAGATCCTTTTGGCTGTCCACTTAAGCAGACACTCAAACTCCATTTTAAAAGTAATTCTGCTAAAATTTTGAAAAACTCTTATGGTGAAATACAAAAGTTTGCAGAGTTCTTGAAGAAAAATCCTGGCTATAAAGTAAAGATAACAGGACATACGGACAGTATAGGGAAAGCCGTTGTGAATATGCAGCTCTCTTTACAGCGTGCCAAGAGTGTTAAAAAAGCACTTGTTGCTGAAGGCATTGATGCATCGAGAATAGTGACAGCAGGACGCGGTGAACTTGACCCAATAGAGTCAAACAGAACCGCAGAGGGAAGAAAAGCAAATAGACGTATAGAGATAAAGCTTTTTCATTAA